A part of Nesterenkonia lutea genomic DNA contains:
- the mmsB gene encoding multiple monosaccharide ABC transporter permease, whose translation MTGTSNLIELLTRNLRQSGIYIAFVLIVLLFTVLTGGTLLSPGNITNLVLQYSYILILAIGMVMIIVAGHIDLSVGSVVALTGGVAAVVVIREGMPWWVGVIAALITGVLVGIWQGFWVAIVGIPAFIVTLAGMLIFRGLAMQVLDNVSLSPFPDEYRQIAGGFSNGLLGGPGYDLFTLVIFALASVGFAVQQWRGRMRKLEYKQPVEALWLFVIKVVVVVAVIMAFGWQLANSRGMPYVLVLLAALVLIYGFVTQRTVFGRHIYAMGGNLDAAKLSGVKTRRVNFLLFVNMGVLAAVAGIVYSARSNSAQPAAGNMFELDAIAAAFIGGAAVTGGVGKVQGAIIGGLIMAVMSNGMQIMGIDQSTQNVVRGVVLVLAVAYDVWSKKKARVSS comes from the coding sequence ATGACCGGTACATCTAATCTCATCGAGCTCCTGACGCGAAACCTGCGTCAGAGCGGCATCTACATCGCCTTCGTGCTCATCGTCCTGCTCTTCACGGTGCTCACCGGCGGCACGCTGCTGAGCCCGGGAAACATCACGAACCTGGTGCTACAGTACTCCTATATCCTCATCCTCGCCATCGGCATGGTGATGATCATCGTCGCCGGCCATATCGACCTCTCCGTAGGTTCGGTGGTGGCGCTCACCGGTGGTGTGGCCGCCGTCGTGGTGATCCGAGAGGGGATGCCGTGGTGGGTCGGTGTCATCGCCGCCCTGATCACCGGTGTGCTGGTCGGCATCTGGCAGGGCTTCTGGGTGGCGATCGTCGGGATCCCCGCGTTCATCGTGACCCTCGCGGGCATGCTGATCTTCCGTGGTCTGGCCATGCAGGTGCTGGACAACGTCTCGCTCTCTCCGTTCCCGGACGAGTACCGACAGATCGCCGGCGGCTTCTCCAACGGGCTGCTCGGCGGACCCGGGTATGACCTCTTCACCCTGGTGATCTTCGCTCTGGCTTCGGTCGGCTTCGCCGTGCAGCAGTGGCGAGGACGGATGCGCAAGCTTGAATATAAGCAGCCCGTGGAGGCCCTGTGGCTCTTCGTCATCAAGGTGGTGGTCGTGGTCGCCGTGATCATGGCCTTCGGCTGGCAGCTGGCCAACTCCCGCGGCATGCCGTACGTGCTGGTCCTGCTGGCCGCGCTGGTGCTGATCTACGGATTCGTCACGCAGCGCACCGTCTTTGGGCGCCACATCTACGCCATGGGCGGCAACCTTGACGCCGCCAAGCTCTCCGGCGTCAAGACCAGGCGCGTGAACTTCCTGCTCTTCGTCAACATGGGTGTGCTGGCCGCCGTCGCCGGCATCGTCTACTCGGCACGCTCGAACTCGGCGCAGCCCGCCGCGGGCAACATGTTCGAGCTGGATGCGATCGCTGCCGCGTTCATCGGCGGCGCGGCGGTCACCGGCGGCGTCGGCAAGGTTCAGGGCGCCATCATCGGTGGCCTGATCATGGCGGTGATGTCCAACGGCATGCAGATCATGGGCATCGACCAGTCCACGCAGAACGTGGTGCGCGGCGTGGTCCTCGTCCTGGCCGTGGCCTACGACGTCTGGAGCAAGAAGAAGGCGAGGGTGAGCAGCTGA